GCCCGGCCTCGTCCTGCACCTTGGCCATCAGGATGGTCTTGCGCTTCAGGGTGGGCGCGCGGGCGATCCACTCGCCCTCGGGCAGCATCCCGACGACCTCGCTGTGGGCGTGCTGGGAGATCATGCGGATGAGCTGGCGGCGGTACTCGGCGGGCATCCAGTCGCCGGGCTCGATCTTCTCGCCGCGCGCGATGCGGGCCTCGAAGTGCGCGTGCTGCTCGGGGGTCTCGCCGGGATGGATCGGAGTGGGCTGGGTCATCGGGGCACCTCCAGGGTAAGTGATCCCAGTATACCTAACGCTCGTTAGGTTGGCATGGGAGTGGTCCCAGAGTGCTTCACGCGCGGCCGTCGCGCAGCGCATGCTGGGAGCGTCGCCGCCGCCCCCATTCCGTTCCCGCCGGAGGTTTCATGCCCACTGTCCGCACCGCCCTGAGCGTCCTGACCCTGCTGCTCCTGCCCGTGCCGGCCGGCGCCCAGGACGACACGCCCATGCCCGTCAAGACCACCACGCAGACCTGTGGGGCCTACACCCTGAAGCTCGAGGAGAACGGCTTCGGCGATCCCGACGACCGCGTGAGCATCGTGCGCGGCGGCGCCACCCTCGCCACGGTGCAGGACACCATGGTGCACGTGGACTTCTGCCGCGACGTGACCGGCGACGGCGTGCCCGAGGTGCTGCTCGCGGGCTTCTCGGGCGGCGCGCACTGCTGCTTCACGCACACGCTGTACTCGCTGACCACGCCGCCCCGCAAGCTGCTCACGGCCTTCAGCGCGCACACCGACACCCTGGACGTGCGGCAGCTCGACGGCAAGGGCCCTATGGAACTCGTCGGCGCCGACTGGCGCTTCGCGTACGCCTACGGCCTGAGCTTCGCGGAGAGCGCTCCGCTGCCGGTGGTGTACTCGTACCTGCCAGTCACGGGCGGCGCGCCCCGCTACGTGGAGAATACCCGCGCGTTTCCCGGCCTGGTGCGCTCGTACGTGCAGAGCATGACCAGCGGGGAAGCCTTCGGCGGCGGGTACCTCGCCGAGTACGCCGCGCGGGTGATCACGGCGCCCACGACGGCCGAGCCCTACCTGCGCTCGCTGCCCGACAGGGTGCGCGCGTGGCTCACGAACTACGGCCCGGACATCCGGCACTCGCTGGGCGACTTCGGCCTGTGGGACTGGCCGACCCGCGCCGGCGTGAACCCGGACGCGCCGCGCACCGGACTGGGCGGGGCCTTCAGCGCGCCCGGCACCCGCGAGTTCCTCGCGCTGGTGGGCGGCACCGACGCCAGACCGGCCGCAGACACGCCCCTGGAGGGCGGGCAGGCGAGCACCGGCACCCTGAAGCTGTACCGCGCGCAGGGCGCGGCCATCGTGGCCGGCCCGCCCCTCCAGACCGTGCCCATGCGCTCGGACGCGGGCGGGTACGTGGACGCCGCGTGGTGGCCCGCATTCGCGGTGCGCCGCGCGTCCGGGCGGGACGACGTGATCGTGCGGGACGCGCGCAGTGGCAGCGTGCGCTACACCACGCACCGCGTGGGCACAGCGGCCCTCACGGCCCTGACGGACGATCCCCTGGCGGTGGCGGCCACGCTGCTGGGCGACCTGAGCAACGTGGCGCGTCAGGTGGCGAGCAGCTACGCCCGCCCCACGCCGCCCCGCACGGCCGCCCAGCGCGCCGAGGTGCAGCGCCGTATCGACGCCGCGCTGATCCGCGCCCGCCCGTGGGCAGCCCTGACGGACGCCAGGCTCGACCTGCCGCGTCTGGGGGGCTTCAGCGTGGGCGCGGTGGACATGACCGCGGACACCGCCGACCGCGCCCAGGTCACCGCGACCGCCGAGGTCGGGTACGCCGACGCGAAGACCGACAGCGAGTACATCTTCGGGCCGCGCTACACGGTCACCATCGACCTCGCGCGCGGCAGCGGCGGCTGGGCCGTCACGACGTGGACGCTCACACCGCTGACGGGCGAGCTGGACCCCAGCTGAAGCCGGGCCGCTACGCTGGGCACATGCGGCAGACGATCAGCAGCGGTGGACTGTGGGAGGCGGCGGTCGGGTACTCGCGCGCCGTGCGCGTCGGGAACGTGGTGCACGTGAGCGGCACGACCGCCACCGTGGACGGCGAGGTGGTCGGCGTGGACGACCCGGCCGAGCAGACCCGCGTGGCGCTGGGGATCATCTGCCGCGCGCTGGAGGCCGCCGGCGCCCGGCTGGAGGACGTGGTGCGCACCCGGATCTACGTGACGGACATCGCCCGCTGGCCGGAGGTCGGCCGCGTACACGGCGAGGTCTTTGGCGCGATCCGCCCGGCGGCGACCATGGTGCAGGTGGCCGCCCTGATCGACCCGCAGCACCTCGTGGAGATCGAGGCCGAGGCGATCATCACGGAGTGACGGCGTTATCGATGGCGCCCGGGGCAGGACCGCTCCCTCGGGCGCCTCTCCCCCGCTGTGGCGAGCGTGTCCGCGATCAGGCGTGCCGGCCCCCGCATCGGTGGGGCCGGCACGGCCTTCAGTCCTTACTGCAGCTCAGCTCTTCGCGGTGCCGCTGACGGTGGGCGTGGTGTCGCTGCGGGTGGTAGACGCCGCGCTACTGCCGGTCATGCCGCCGGTGGACGCGCCGCCCATGTCCTGCTGGTTCTGCTGCACGCGCAGCTGGTTGTGGACATCCTTCACGCCGCGCAGGGTGTCCACGCAGTCCTCGGCGCGGCGTTTCTGGGCGCGGTCGTTCACGGTGCCGGTCAGGGTGACCTCGCCGGACTGGACCTGCACCTCGATGTTGCTGGCGTCCAGGTAGTCGTCGTCCTCCAGGGCGTCGCTGACCATTTCCTTGATCCGGTCGTCGCTGCGCTGGTAGCCCTTGGGGCCACGGCCGCGGTAGCTCTCGCCACGGGCGCCGCCCCACGCGGACTGGCCGCCCTGCCCCTGCCAGCCGCTGTCACCGCGGGCACTGTAGCCACCGTCCTGGCCCGGACGGCCCCAGCTGCCGCCCATGCCCTGGCCGCCCCGGCCGTCCTGACGGCCGAAGTCGTCCTGGCCGCGCCACGTCTGCTGGTCGGCGTCCCAGCGCAGGTTGCGCCAGCGCATGTCACCGCCGCGGTCGTCCATGCGGCCGCCGGAGCGGTCGCCTGCCGCGCCGGAGCTGAAGCCGTACCCGGAGCCCGGGCCGGTGTCCGGACGGATGACCCACATTCGGTCGTCGTCGCGGGAGCCGGAGCTGCGGCCCATGCCCTCACGGCCGTACTCGCGGCCACGGTCCTCCCAGCGGTCCTGGCCGCCCATGCCCGTGGACATCCGGCTGGTGTCCCAGCTCAGGTCGCGGGCGCGGTCGTCGCTGTAGCGGTCCTGCATAGACCGGTCCTGGGCATAGCGGTCCGGCATGGAACGGTCCTGAGACCGGTCATCCTGGCGGTTCCAGTCGCGCTGGCCCCACTCGCGGTCCTGCGTCATGGAGCGGCTGCGGTCCTGGGCATACGGGTCCATCTGGGAACGGTCGTCACGATAACGCGTCATACGTGTTCCTCCGGGCAGCCCGGCGCGTGGCACGTCCACGCGGGCCTGGAGCTGCGATGACTTGTGGTTATTCCAGCGTAGGCGGGCACCTGGACCGTGAGATGGCAGGAGGATGAACGCCCTGGCCGTGAATTCGGACGCTGGGATGATAAGGGCGTCACCGTTCGCCCATCGGGAGTTCATGGGGCAGGCGCGCCACAATGCGGGCATGCCGCACCCTGCTTCCCACCTGCTCATGCCCGGGGCACCCCGGCTGGGGCTGGGCCTCGCCGCGCTGGGCCGCCCCGGCTACCTGAACGTGGGCCACGCCGCCGACCTGCCGGACACCTCCCTGGAGGCGATGAACGCCCACGCGTGGACCATGCTCGACGACGCGTGGGCAGCCGGCCTGCGGTACTTCGACGCCGCGCGCAGCTACGGCCTGGCCGAGGAGTTCCTGGGCAGCTGGCTGCGCGAGCGGGGGCACGTGGCCCGCGTGGGCAGCAAGTGGGGCTACACCTACGTGGCCGGCTGGCGCACCGACGCGGACGTGCACGAGGTCAAGTCCCACGACCGGGCCACGCTGGACCGCCAGTGGCCGCAGACGCTGGCCGCCCTGGGCCGCGCCCCGGACGCGTACCTGATCCACTCCGCGACGCTGGAGACAGGCGTGCTGGAGGACGCCTCCGTGCTGTCCCGTCTCGCGGAGCTGGCGGCGTCGGGCGTGCGGGTGGGCCTGTCGACCAGCGGACCCCGGCAGGCGGACACAGTCCGGCGGGCGCTGGACGTGCGGGTGGACGGCGCCGCGCCCTTCAGCGTGGTGCAGGCCACGTGGAACGTGCTGGAGCCCTCGGCCGGAGCGGCGCTCGCCGAGGCGCACGCGGCCGGATGGACCGTGGTGGTCAAGGAGGGCGTGGCGAACGGCCGCCTGACCGGGCGGGGGCACGTGCCACCCGCGCTGGCCGCGGCTGCGTACGAGCGGGACGTGACGCCGGACGCCGTGGCGCTCGCCGCCGTGCTGGCGCAGCCGTGGGCAGACGTGGTGCTCAGTGGGGCGACCACGCCGGATCAGCTCGCGCAGAACCTCGCGGCGCTGCGGCTGACCGTCGACCCGGCCGAGTTCGCTGCCCTGGCCCGTACGCCGGATGGGTACTGGCAGGAGCGGGCCGCCCTGCCGTGGACGTGAGCGCAGGGTGCGGACGCCCAACCTGAATGTTCGGTGCAGTGGGCAGGGCTTGCCACGCCATTGGAAGTGGACTTACAGTGGAGCATGTCACGTGACATGCTTCCCTCCCGGCCGCCGCCCGGCCTGACACCCCGGCAGTGGGACGTGCTGCGCACCGCGCTGGACTGCCGCACCGACGAGGTCCTCAGCGCGTCGGCGCTGGCCGAGACCCTGGGGCTGGCGCGGCAGAACCTGCGCGAGCACCTGCTGGCGCTGGCCGCCGCCGGCTGGCTGGAGTACCACGCCCGGCCCCGCCAGCCGGCCCTGCTGATCCTGACCCCGCGCGCCCGCGCGCTGCGTGCCCGGCAGGGTGCCCACAGCGTCCCGCTGCCGGGCTTCCCCGTGCTGGGCGAGGTCGCCGCCGGCCCGCCGGGCGTGGCCGAGCAGCACGTTGAGGGGATGGTCACGCGCCTGGACGAGGTGCTCACGCTGCACGAGGGCGATTTTCTGCTGCGGGTGCGCGGCCAGAGCATGACCGGCCTGGGCATCTTCCCCGGCGACCTGGTGGTGATCCGGCCCGCCGAGGTCGCGCACAACGGCGATCTGGCCCTGGTGCTGGTGCCCGGCGAGGACACCGCCACCCTGAAGCGCTGGCAGCGCCGGGGCCGCACGGTGACATTGCTCAGCGAGAATCCGGCCTTCGAGCCCATGCGCTACGCCGCGGACGACGTGCAGGTGCAGGGCCTGCTGATCGGCCACGTGGGCAGCGTGGACGCCCGGCGGCGGCCATGAGGGCACGGCGATGAAGGCCACGCTCGCCGCACTGGTGCTGGACCCCTTCGCGCTGTGGGTCGCCGCGCGGCACGCGCCGCCGGGCGCACCCGTGGTGGTCACGGACGGCGGGCGCGTGCTGGACGCCGACGCCGCCGCGCGGGCCGCCGGGGTACAGCCGGGCATGCGCGTGTCCGGCGCCCTGTCACGGCTGCCGACGCTGCACGCCGTGCCCCGCAGCGGTCCGGCCGGCGCGGCGGCGTGGAGCGAGGTGCTGCGGGTGCTGCCCGCCTTCAGTCCGCACCTGGAGGTGCTCGCGCCGGGCCGCGCGCTGCTCACCCTGACGCCGGCCGCCGCCACTCAGCTCGCCGCGGCCCTGGGCGGCCAGGTAGGGCTGGCTGGCACGCGTGAGCTGGCGCTGCTGGCGGCGCTGTCGGCGGCGCCGGGGCAGACCGTGACGGTCCACGCCGGCGAGGAAGCCGACTTCCGCGCCGCACTGCCGCTGCGTGTGCTGGGCGGCGTGGGCCTGAGCGCTGCGCACGTGGAGCGCCTGGGCTGGCTGGGCCTGCGCGCCGTGGGCGAGCTGCTGCGCTGGAGCCGCGCGCAGCAGGCCGCGTTCCTGGGCGCGGACTACCCGGCGCTGCGCCCGTACCTGCACGGCGCGGCGTCCGGCGGGGTGGGCGCGGTCCGCCCGGAGGCCACCGTGAGCGCCGCCCTGGCCTTCGACGATCCGCTGTTCGAACCGCACGACCTAGAGGCCGCCCTGGACGCGCTGGCCGCCACGCTGCTGGACGCGCTGGGAACGCGCCGCCCCGGCCGGGTCACGCTGGACGCGCGGGTGGCCGGCCTGACCATGAGCGCCACGCGCGAGCCCAAGGACGACCTGCGCGTGCCCGCGACCCTGCGCCGCGCCCTGCGCGCCACCCTGCACGACGCCGACGCCGCGCGCTACGGCATCGAGGGCCTGGAGGTCACGCTGGGCGGCCTGGAGCGGCCGGCCGTGCAGGGCGACCTGTGGGGCCGCGCCCAGGCCCAGGACGCGGCCGGGCGGGCCGAGGGGCGCTTTCCCGGCAGCATGCGCCGCGTGCGCTGGCTTGACGTCTTCAGCCTCGCGCCGGGCCACCACTACGAGTGGGTGCGCGTCGCCGACGGACAGCCGGGAGCGCCGGCGCCGGTCCGGGCGACGCCCACCCCCGCTGCCGCCCCGTTCCCACGCCGGCCGGACGTGCGGGCGTAGGGGGCGGCGTGCGGGCCGTGGAGGAGGAGGTGCACGTGCAGCTGAGCGGCGGGACGCCGCAGGTGCTGCTGTGGCGGGCCCGGCGTTACCGGGTGAGCGGCGTGCTGGACGAGTGGCGCGCGGCGGGCCGCTGGTGGCGGCGTGATCCCCCGCGCGACTACTGGCTGCTGCGCGCCGGCCCACTCACGGCCGAGGTCTACCACGTCCGCAGCGCGGCGGGCGACGCGTGGGTGCTGTCACGGCTGGCCGACTGACCCTGGCCCCGACCGTGCCCATGACGGCCTCCCCGGACCTGCGGCTCGACGCGCTGCTCGACGTGCGCTCGTACTTCACGCCGGGCGGCGGGGTGTGCAGCCCCACCACGCTGCTGCAGGGCGCGGCCCGGCGCGGCTTCCGGGGCCTGGGCCTGACGGATCACGCCAGCACGGCGGGCGCGGTGGAGCTGTGCCGCGCCGCGCAGGAGACCGGCGTGCAGGGCGTGGTGGGCGCCACGCTGGACGTGCGGCTGCCCGAGGGCACCTTTCCGCTGCGGCTGCTGGCCGCCACCCGCGCCGGGTACGGGCACCTGAACGCCCTGCTGACCGTGGCGCTCGCCCGCCCCGAGCAGCACGTCACGGCGGCCGAACTGTGCGCGCACGCCGAGGACATCGTGCTGTTGACCGGCGGGCGCGACTCGTTCCCGGCGGCGCTCCTCGCGCAGCGACGCACGGGCGACGTCCTGGCACGGCTGCACGCGCTGCGGGACGTCTTTCACGGACGGCTGTTCGTGCAGCTCTTCCACGGCGCGTATCCCGGCGATGGCCGGCGCGCCCGGCTGCTGTGGCTGCTGGCCCGCGAGGCGCGGCTGCCGTCGGTGGCGGCCCCGCTGGTGCAGCTCGAGCGCCCCGCGCAGTTTCCGCTGCTGGACGCGCTGTGCTGCGCCCGCCTGGGCATCGACCTGGACACCCCGCACGCCGCGCGGCCCCGCAACGACCGCAGAGCGCTGCGCACGCCGCGCGCGTGGGGCCGGGCGCTGCCCTTCCCGGACGCCCTGGCGAACGCCGCGCAGCTCGCCGCCGAGTGCCGCGTGGAGTTACTGGACGGCGGTTTCAGCGTGCCGCCGCCCCACCTGCCGCCGGGCGCGGACGCCCACACCCACCTGCGTGAGCGCTGCGTGCGCGCCCTGACGCCGCGCTACCCGCGGCCGGACCAGCGCGCCGCGGCCGCCCAGCGCCTGGAGCGCGAGCTGGACGTGGTGGCGCAGCACGGCCTGGCCGGCTTTTTCCTGGTGGCGGCCGAGGTCACGGACTACTGCCGGGGGCAGGGCATCCTGGCGGCCGGGCGGGGCAGCGCGGCCGCCAGCGTGCTGTGCTACCTGCTGGGCATCACGACCAGCGATCCGCTGGCGCACGACCTGCTGTTCGAGCGCTTCCTGCACACCGGACAGACCATGATGCCCGACGTAGACATCGACATCGCGTCGCACCGGCGCCGCGAGGTCCTGAGCTGGGTCGAGGAGCGCTTCGGTGTGGATGGCGTGGGCGAGGCGATGGTCGCCAACCGCATCACGTACCGCCTGCCGGGCGCGGTGCAGGACCTGGGCCGCGCACTGGGCCTGCCGCCCGAGTGGCGCGACCGCCTGACCCGCGCGCTGGGCCGCGACTTCCGGCATCTGCCGCCGCACCAGGCGCGCAAGGCCGCGCCCGCCTTCGACGAGGTGCTGGGCACTGCCCCGGTGCGCGGCACGCTGCTGGACCTGCTGGCGCTGATGGAACCGGGCTTCGTGCGGCACCTCGCGCCGCATTCGGGCGGGGTGGTGCTGAGCGCCCGGCCGCTGACGCACACCTCGCCGCTGGTGACCAGTTCGGGCGGCATCCGCATGCTGACCCTCGACAAGGACGACGCCGAGGCCGCCGGCCTGATCAAGCTCGACCTGCTGGGGTTGCGGATGCTCTCGGCGCTGGAGCGCGCGCGCGAGGAGATCGTGCGGCTGGGCGGCCCCTACGTGGACTTCGGCGCGCTGCCGGACGATCCGCGCGTGTGGGCGCGCATCGCGCGGGGCGACACGCTGGGCCTGTTCCAGATCGAGAGCCCCGGGCAGACGCGCCTGAGCACGCAGCTGCGCGCCCGCACGCGGCTGGAACTCGCGCACCAGAT
This window of the Deinococcus metalli genome carries:
- a CDS encoding Y-family DNA polymerase produces the protein MKATLAALVLDPFALWVAARHAPPGAPVVVTDGGRVLDADAAARAAGVQPGMRVSGALSRLPTLHAVPRSGPAGAAAWSEVLRVLPAFSPHLEVLAPGRALLTLTPAAATQLAAALGGQVGLAGTRELALLAALSAAPGQTVTVHAGEEADFRAALPLRVLGGVGLSAAHVERLGWLGLRAVGELLRWSRAQQAAFLGADYPALRPYLHGAASGGVGAVRPEATVSAALAFDDPLFEPHDLEAALDALAATLLDALGTRRPGRVTLDARVAGLTMSATREPKDDLRVPATLRRALRATLHDADAARYGIEGLEVTLGGLERPAVQGDLWGRAQAQDAAGRAEGRFPGSMRRVRWLDVFSLAPGHHYEWVRVADGQPGAPAPVRATPTPAAAPFPRRPDVRA
- the dnaE gene encoding DNA polymerase III subunit alpha gives rise to the protein MTASPDLRLDALLDVRSYFTPGGGVCSPTTLLQGAARRGFRGLGLTDHASTAGAVELCRAAQETGVQGVVGATLDVRLPEGTFPLRLLAATRAGYGHLNALLTVALARPEQHVTAAELCAHAEDIVLLTGGRDSFPAALLAQRRTGDVLARLHALRDVFHGRLFVQLFHGAYPGDGRRARLLWLLAREARLPSVAAPLVQLERPAQFPLLDALCCARLGIDLDTPHAARPRNDRRALRTPRAWGRALPFPDALANAAQLAAECRVELLDGGFSVPPPHLPPGADAHTHLRERCVRALTPRYPRPDQRAAAAQRLERELDVVAQHGLAGFFLVAAEVTDYCRGQGILAAGRGSAAASVLCYLLGITTSDPLAHDLLFERFLHTGQTMMPDVDIDIASHRRREVLSWVEERFGVDGVGEAMVANRITYRLPGAVQDLGRALGLPPEWRDRLTRALGRDFRHLPPHQARKAAPAFDEVLGTAPVRGTLLDLLALMEPGFVRHLAPHSGGVVLSARPLTHTSPLVTSSGGIRMLTLDKDDAEAAGLIKLDLLGLRMLSALERAREEIVRLGGPYVDFGALPDDPRVWARIARGDTLGLFQIESPGQTRLSTQLRARTRLELAHQIALFRPGPIQSATVHPYLRRARGQEPVPALMEPLASILRHTHGVILFQEQILRIAHRFAGYPWLDAERLRRTLGKAPPGEARDALRREFVLGAARTVGAFPFESEEVFEWCAAFQGFGFAESHAHAFAFHTYASAWVREHWPAPYLAGVLGEAPGMWPAATLAQEARRWGVTLRPACVNASAVRPRAEDTRHVRVGLGGVVGVSDGDAQRIVLERHLGGPYRDLADLHARVELERGTLDALAQAGCVDALHARREALYRAGVLAAHPRAGQPPLLLPVSDPPPLPELTDAERLDWNLRRKGLSEDGLHPMTLLRAALIDAGAEPLGRVRSGAATVTAGVIVSRQKPPTARGYAFFVIEDGPHRAQVVISPELWSAHRQLLRDARALIVRADAVREGLHLTLRAHTLADLEIPWRAGGYDYA
- a CDS encoding LexA family protein; protein product: MSRDMLPSRPPPGLTPRQWDVLRTALDCRTDEVLSASALAETLGLARQNLREHLLALAAAGWLEYHARPRQPALLILTPRARALRARQGAHSVPLPGFPVLGEVAAGPPGVAEQHVEGMVTRLDEVLTLHEGDFLLRVRGQSMTGLGIFPGDLVVIRPAEVAHNGDLALVLVPGEDTATLKRWQRRGRTVTLLSENPAFEPMRYAADDVQVQGLLIGHVGSVDARRRP
- a CDS encoding DUF6504 family protein; this translates as MRAVEEEVHVQLSGGTPQVLLWRARRYRVSGVLDEWRAAGRWWRRDPPRDYWLLRAGPLTAEVYHVRSAAGDAWVLSRLAD
- a CDS encoding aldo/keto reductase, with translation MPHPASHLLMPGAPRLGLGLAALGRPGYLNVGHAADLPDTSLEAMNAHAWTMLDDAWAAGLRYFDAARSYGLAEEFLGSWLRERGHVARVGSKWGYTYVAGWRTDADVHEVKSHDRATLDRQWPQTLAALGRAPDAYLIHSATLETGVLEDASVLSRLAELAASGVRVGLSTSGPRQADTVRRALDVRVDGAAPFSVVQATWNVLEPSAGAALAEAHAAGWTVVVKEGVANGRLTGRGHVPPALAAAAYERDVTPDAVALAAVLAQPWADVVLSGATTPDQLAQNLAALRLTVDPAEFAALARTPDGYWQERAALPWT
- a CDS encoding RidA family protein: MRQTISSGGLWEAAVGYSRAVRVGNVVHVSGTTATVDGEVVGVDDPAEQTRVALGIICRALEAAGARLEDVVRTRIYVTDIARWPEVGRVHGEVFGAIRPAATMVQVAALIDPQHLVEIEAEAIITE
- a CDS encoding BON domain-containing protein produces the protein MTRYRDDRSQMDPYAQDRSRSMTQDREWGQRDWNRQDDRSQDRSMPDRYAQDRSMQDRYSDDRARDLSWDTSRMSTGMGGQDRWEDRGREYGREGMGRSSGSRDDDRMWVIRPDTGPGSGYGFSSGAAGDRSGGRMDDRGGDMRWRNLRWDADQQTWRGQDDFGRQDGRGGQGMGGSWGRPGQDGGYSARGDSGWQGQGGQSAWGGARGESYRGRGPKGYQRSDDRIKEMVSDALEDDDYLDASNIEVQVQSGEVTLTGTVNDRAQKRRAEDCVDTLRGVKDVHNQLRVQQNQQDMGGASTGGMTGSSAASTTRSDTTPTVSGTAKS